TGTCGCCATTTTTAAACCGGAAGAAAACGAAGAAAATGAAGAACAAATTGTGATTGCATTTGAAGATAAAGAAGTTGTCTTTATCCGAAAAGATTATAATAACTTCACGCATGCTTTCTGTATTTCCATCCATAAGTCGCAGGGAAGTGAATTTCCGATTGTTATTCTTCCCGTTGTTTATTCCCATCATCGCATGCTGCGAAAAAACCTTTTATACACGGCGATTACAAGAGGAAAAGAGTCCCTGATTATTTGCGGCGAAAAAGAAGCATTTTTCAAAGGTGTGCAAACCGAAGATACGAACCGGAGATTTACTTCATTGCAGGAGATGTTAAAGATTCAATTAGGAAACCAAAAAGCGGAGAAAAAAGAATATGAAACCGTAGAGGATATTCCCGAAGAAGAATTATCTCCATACGATTTTATGGAATAGATGTATATATTTTTTGATTATGGGCAATAATTGGATGATACCAAGCGGAAAAAGGATGAAGAAATATGCTGGTATGTCCAAATTGCCGGGAAAAACAAATTGGAAAATTAAGTCCCACTAGCTATTATTGTTGGGTATGTTCCATTGAATTAACGGTTTCCGGGGAGGAATTGCATATCCATCAGGTCGAACCGGATGGAACGCTCAGTTCATTAGATGACTTATTTTCTAAGGAAGAGCGAAGATTATTATAATGCGCTTCTTCCTATAGCGGAATTTTACGAACAATTATCTGTGATAAACTCCCAGTCTGTTGGTTACACTACCATAGACTGGGAGTGATTATATGTGGAAAAAAATAAAAGCAAAACAAGTCATCTATTTTCTGGTGATTGCGATTCTTTCCTTTATTCTTTTATATTTTTTAGCAATTACGAAACCTTATTATGCAGCATTTTTTTCCTTTATTGGCAAGTTGCTCTTTCCGTTTTTAATAGCTGGAATTGCGGCTTTTCTTCTGCATCCATTGATTGAATGGATGCATCGATATCGAATACATCGCGGCATAGCGGTATTAGTTATTTATCTGTTCTTTTTTGGCGGAGCCGGGTATGCGATTTACCGGGCCTACCCGCTGATTGTGGAACAAGTAAAGGAAATGAGCCGAAACTTTCCGGAATTTATTGCTCTGTACCAGAACGGTTTAAACAAGGTATATACGTCTACTTCTTTTTTACCGGAAACCGTGCATGACCGGCTGGATATGTTTATTCAATCATTAGAGGATACAATGAATAACTTTTCAGGAAAAGCCATTGGCGGTTTTAATGATATGATGGATGCTGTCATCCTTTTGACTGTTATTCCGGTACTTGTATTTTATTTCCTGAAAGACTATCCATTTATCAAATCCTTTCTATTTCGTTTTGTTCCTGCGAAATATCGGGATGAAACAGGCAGTATCTGCAGAGAAATAAGTAAAGGTCTCGGGGGATATATTCGCGGACAGTTTATTATCAGTGCTGCAGTAGGTGTTATCTCGACTCTTTGCTGGATGTGGATGGACTTACCATATGCTCTTTTATTGGGAATTATTTTGGCAATCGTTAATATTATTCCATATTTTGGGCCTATCATTGGTGCTGTTCCAGTTGTCACAGTTGCCTATATGGTACAGCCTGAAAAAGCGCTTCTCGTTATCGTGATTATCTTTATCATCCAGCTGATTGAAAGTAACCTGTTGTCCCCGTACATTATGGGAAAAACCGTCAAAATTCATCCAATCGGCATCATTTTTGCGTTATTATTGGGAGGACAATTGGCGGGAGTTATCGGTATGATCCTTTCTGTTCCGGTTTTTACAATGTTGAAAGTACTGTTTCAACAGTATCAACTTTCCAAAAGCAGGAAGTCGGGAACTACAAGTTTCAAGTAGCTTCAAGTAAGAAAAATTGACATAGAGCGGAAAAATCAATATAATAACGCTAGAATCAAACGAAACAACTAAAAATAACGCATGCTGTTAAACATGATGTCAATCACGATGAAGGTGCTGAGTACATGACAAGCTATTCCAAGAGAGGGAATCCCCCGGCTGAAAGGACTCCTGAATAAATGGTTATGGAAAGCTACACCAGAGTACGGCTAATCCCCGTCGGTATCATACCGTTAAAATGAGAAAAGAGATGAACATATATTTTGTTCATAATAAGGGTGGTACCGCGAAATCTCGTCCCTGCAATCATGCAGTGAGGAGATTTTTTATATTTCTACATAAATGAAGGAGGCAAATATAATATGAAATCTTTGAGTTCCGCAGAAATCAGGCAGATGTTTATTGATTTTTTTAAAGAGAAAGGGCATCAGGTAGAGCCAAGTGCTTCTCTGGTGCCGCATGAAGATCCTACACTTCTATGGATTAATAGCGGGGTAGCAACATTAAAAAAGTATTTTGATGGCCGTATTATCCCTGATAATCCTAGAATTGTGAATGCGCAAAAAGCAATACGTACCAATGATATTGAAAATGTTGGTTTTACTGCGCGTCACCATACGTTTTTTGAAATGCTGGGCAACTTTTCCATCGGTGATTATTTTAAAGAAGAAGCCATTGAATGGGCATGGGAGTTTCTTACAGATGAAAAATGGATTGGTTTTGATCCGGAAAAGTTAGCTGTCACGGTTCATCCGGAAGATGATGAAGCTTACGATCTTTGGTTACAAAAAGTCGGTCTGCCAAAAGAACGCATTATCCGGTTGGAAGAAAATTTCTGGGATATCGGAGAAGGCCCGAGCGGACCGAACACGGAGATTTTTTATGACAGAGGAGATAGTTATGGAAATGATCCGACTGATCCGGAACTTTACCCGGGCGGAGAAAACAGCAGATATTTAGAAGTATGGAATCTGGTGTTTTCTCAATTCAACCATAATCCGGATGATACCTATACCCCGCTTCCGAAGAAAAACATTGATACCGGAATGGGACTGGAACGGTTAACATCCATTATTCAAGAAGTACCTACAAACTATGAAACAGATTTGTTTATGCCAATTATCCAAGCAACAGAAATGATTGCTGACAGGAAGTATGGAGAAAATGAAGCAGCAGATATCGCATTTAAAGTCATTGCTGATCATATTCGCACAGTAAGCTTTGCTATTGGTGACGGGGCAATACCGTCTAATGAAGGCAGAGGCTATGTTCTCCGCCGATTATTGCGTCGTGCCGTTCGTTTCGCCATAGACATCAACATCCAGGAAGCTTTTATGTATCGTCTTGTTCCGGTAGTAGCGGAAATCATGAAGGATTTCTATCCGGAAGTTGTCAAAGAAACAGATTACATTCAAAAAGTCATCAAAGTAGAAGAAGAACGTTTTCATGAAACGTTAAATGACGGTTTGGAAATTTTGACGAAATTGATGGAAACGGAAAAAGAAAAAGGCAGTAATGTATTTCCGGGAGAAGAAGTATTCCGTCTATATGATACGTACGGTTTTCCCAAAGAATTAACAGAAGAATACGTGGAGAAACTAGGATTTACCGTGAATCAGGAAGGCTTCGAAAAGGAAATGAAGCTGCAGCGTGAAAGAGCAAGAAATGCACGGCAAAAAGTTGATTCCATGCAAGTACAGGATACTATATTTTCAACAATCGATGTAGAAAGTGAATTTGTAGGCTATTCGGTTTTAGAAAAAAATACGGTTATCCAGGCGATGATTCAGGATAAAGCAACAACAGACTCTGTTGAGGCAGGGCAAGAAGCATATATTCTGTTGAAAGAAACACCATTCTATGCAGAAAGTGGCGGACAAGTTGCTGATACCGGCTCTATTAAAACGGATAATGCGTATGCGGTAGTCAAAGATGTTCAAAAATCTCCCAATGGACAACATATCCATCACGTTGAGGTAAAAGAAGGCGTATTACACGTTTCTGAGGAAGTAGAAGCTGTTGTGGATAGAGCTTTCCGTAATGATGTCATCAAAAACCACACCGCTACCCACTTGCTGCATCAGGCATTAAAAGATGTACTCGGATCGCATGTGAATCAGGCAGGTTCATTGAATGAAAAAAATCGGTTTCGCTTTGATTTTTCGCATTTCAGCAGTGTAACAGAAGAAGAGCTGGAAGAAATCGAAAAAATAGTGAATCAAAAAATATGGGAGTCGCTGCCGGTCATCATTGAAACAAAAGGGATTGAAGAAGCAAAAGCAATGGGCGCGATGGCATTGTTTGGTGAAAAATACGGGGATGTTGTCCGAGTTGTTCAAATCAGTGATTACAGCATTGAGTTATGCGGCGGATGTCATGTGGGCAATACAGCAGAAATCGGTTTGTTTAAAATTGTTTCAGAAAGCGGAATAGGAGCAGGAACAAGAAGAATTGAAGCTGTTACAAGCAAAGAAGCTTATGTATATTTGAATAACAAAATTGAATTATTAAAGCAGTCGGGCGCATTATTAAAAGCAAGAGAAGAACAAATTCCGCAAAAAGTATCTGCATTACAAACGGAATTAAAAGAAACACAGAAACAAGTAGAATCTTTACAAGCTAAATTATCGAATCTGGAAGCTTCCTCTATTTTAGATGAAATAAAAGAGGTAAATAATGTAAAAGTTCTGGCGAAACAAGTAGATGTAAAAGATATGAATCAACTGCGCTCTATGGTAGATGAATTAAAGCAGAAAATAGAGTCAGGTGTAATTCTTCTCGCAGCTGTCAATAATGATAAAGTACAGCTTGTTGCAGGAGTAACAAAGGATGTCATGCAACAAAACCTCCATGCAGGTAATTTAGTAAAACAGGCTGCTACCATTTGCGGCGGTGGCGGCGGTGGTCGTCCGGATATGGCGCAAGCTGGGGGAAAAGACCCATCTAAAGTTACAGAAGCATTACAAAGTGCTATAACTTATGTAAAAGACATGACAAATGCTTAATCCTTGGTTGTATCTTTTCTCATAAATAAGTATAATGAAAAAGATAAACATGTTAAAATAGTAGAAGGTTAATGAAGGACGAGGTGTCATTATGAGTTCAATTGATAAAACAATGAAATTCAACTTTTCCGAAGAACCATTTGACCAGGATATTAAGAAGATTTTAATGACTGTTCATGAATCATTAGAGGAAAAGGGATATAATCCGATTAACCAAATAGTCGGTTATTTACTGTCAGGAGATCCTGCTTATATTCCTAGGTATAATGATGCGCGTAATATGATACGTAAAGTGGAACGGGACGAAGTGATTGAAGAACTTGTCAAGTTTTATCTAGAACAGAATAAGGAGAATTCATGAAAGCAATAGGTTTGGATGTAGGTTCAAAAACGATAGGTGTTGCGCTTAGTGATGCTTTTGGGTGGACTGCTCAGGGATTGACTACTATTTATTGGGATGAAACAGAAATCGAATCTGCAGATGAAGAACTTACAAGCCTGATAGAGGCAAATGAAGTATCTCAGATTGTTGTCGGTCTTCCGAAAAATATGAATGGTTCGATTGGTGAAAGAGCAGAAGCATCAAAGCGCTATGCCGAGTATGTGAAAGAAAAATACCAATTGCCTGTTGAGTTATGGGACGAGCGTTTAACTACAATGGCAGCGGAACGTGTGCTTCTGGAAGCGGATGTGAGCCGTAAAAAAAGAAAAAAAGTCATTGATAAGATGGCAGCTACAATGATTTTACAAGGT
The nucleotide sequence above comes from Oceanobacillus timonensis. Encoded proteins:
- the ruvX gene encoding Holliday junction resolvase RuvX, which encodes MKAIGLDVGSKTIGVALSDAFGWTAQGLTTIYWDETEIESADEELTSLIEANEVSQIVVGLPKNMNGSIGERAEASKRYAEYVKEKYQLPVELWDERLTTMAAERVLLEADVSRKKRKKVIDKMAATMILQGYLDSKGGVI
- the alaS gene encoding alanine--tRNA ligase codes for the protein MKSLSSAEIRQMFIDFFKEKGHQVEPSASLVPHEDPTLLWINSGVATLKKYFDGRIIPDNPRIVNAQKAIRTNDIENVGFTARHHTFFEMLGNFSIGDYFKEEAIEWAWEFLTDEKWIGFDPEKLAVTVHPEDDEAYDLWLQKVGLPKERIIRLEENFWDIGEGPSGPNTEIFYDRGDSYGNDPTDPELYPGGENSRYLEVWNLVFSQFNHNPDDTYTPLPKKNIDTGMGLERLTSIIQEVPTNYETDLFMPIIQATEMIADRKYGENEAADIAFKVIADHIRTVSFAIGDGAIPSNEGRGYVLRRLLRRAVRFAIDINIQEAFMYRLVPVVAEIMKDFYPEVVKETDYIQKVIKVEEERFHETLNDGLEILTKLMETEKEKGSNVFPGEEVFRLYDTYGFPKELTEEYVEKLGFTVNQEGFEKEMKLQRERARNARQKVDSMQVQDTIFSTIDVESEFVGYSVLEKNTVIQAMIQDKATTDSVEAGQEAYILLKETPFYAESGGQVADTGSIKTDNAYAVVKDVQKSPNGQHIHHVEVKEGVLHVSEEVEAVVDRAFRNDVIKNHTATHLLHQALKDVLGSHVNQAGSLNEKNRFRFDFSHFSSVTEEELEEIEKIVNQKIWESLPVIIETKGIEEAKAMGAMALFGEKYGDVVRVVQISDYSIELCGGCHVGNTAEIGLFKIVSESGIGAGTRRIEAVTSKEAYVYLNNKIELLKQSGALLKAREEQIPQKVSALQTELKETQKQVESLQAKLSNLEASSILDEIKEVNNVKVLAKQVDVKDMNQLRSMVDELKQKIESGVILLAAVNNDKVQLVAGVTKDVMQQNLHAGNLVKQAATICGGGGGGRPDMAQAGGKDPSKVTEALQSAITYVKDMTNA
- a CDS encoding AI-2E family transporter; the encoded protein is MWKKIKAKQVIYFLVIAILSFILLYFLAITKPYYAAFFSFIGKLLFPFLIAGIAAFLLHPLIEWMHRYRIHRGIAVLVIYLFFFGGAGYAIYRAYPLIVEQVKEMSRNFPEFIALYQNGLNKVYTSTSFLPETVHDRLDMFIQSLEDTMNNFSGKAIGGFNDMMDAVILLTVIPVLVFYFLKDYPFIKSFLFRFVPAKYRDETGSICREISKGLGGYIRGQFIISAAVGVISTLCWMWMDLPYALLLGIILAIVNIIPYFGPIIGAVPVVTVAYMVQPEKALLVIVIIFIIQLIESNLLSPYIMGKTVKIHPIGIIFALLLGGQLAGVIGMILSVPVFTMLKVLFQQYQLSKSRKSGTTSFK
- a CDS encoding IreB family regulatory phosphoprotein encodes the protein MSSIDKTMKFNFSEEPFDQDIKKILMTVHESLEEKGYNPINQIVGYLLSGDPAYIPRYNDARNMIRKVERDEVIEELVKFYLEQNKENS